The Pseudomonas azotoformans genome has a segment encoding these proteins:
- a CDS encoding LysR substrate-binding domain-containing protein, whose translation MHFDLIDLRLYLHILDTGNITAGAGRSHLSLAAASARIRAMEASLGIEFLERNRRGVTPTPAGKALARHARLLLQQAEHLQQDLAEYANGIKGQVRLLCNTTALSEYLPELLADFLCEHPNLDIDLQELPSLRITQALRQGTADIGIISDAVDTHGLQTLPFRDDPLVLIAPLDHPFTAGSFVDSLQHDFVGLATHSALTVYLEEQALHAGFRMQTRIRAEGFDGVIRMVARGAGLGIVPQAALERWPLEPSVKAHPLQEEWACRKLLLCARSFEQLPGYAKALFDALALPLRKNP comes from the coding sequence ATGCACTTTGACTTGATCGACCTGCGCCTCTATCTGCACATCCTCGACACCGGCAACATCACCGCCGGTGCCGGGCGCAGCCATTTGTCCCTGGCCGCCGCGAGTGCGCGTATCCGGGCGATGGAGGCTTCGTTGGGTATCGAGTTCCTGGAGCGTAACCGCCGAGGTGTCACCCCAACGCCCGCCGGCAAAGCCCTGGCCCGCCACGCCCGCTTATTGCTGCAACAAGCCGAACACCTGCAGCAGGACCTGGCGGAGTACGCCAACGGCATCAAAGGCCAGGTGCGCCTGCTGTGCAACACCACCGCCCTCAGCGAATACCTGCCGGAACTGCTGGCGGACTTTCTGTGCGAGCACCCCAACCTCGATATCGACCTGCAGGAGCTGCCGAGCCTGCGCATCACCCAGGCCTTGCGCCAGGGCACGGCGGATATTGGGATCATCTCCGACGCAGTGGACACCCACGGTCTGCAGACTCTGCCCTTTCGCGACGACCCGCTGGTGCTGATCGCACCGCTGGATCATCCGTTCACCGCTGGGAGTTTTGTCGATAGCCTGCAACACGACTTTGTCGGCCTCGCCACTCACAGCGCGTTGACGGTTTATCTTGAAGAACAGGCACTGCACGCCGGCTTTCGTATGCAGACGCGCATCCGTGCCGAAGGGTTTGATGGGGTTATTCGCATGGTCGCCCGCGGCGCTGGCCTGGGTATCGTGCCCCAGGCCGCGCTGGAACGTTGGCCGCTGGAACCCAGCGTCAAGGCCCACCCTCTGCAAGAGGAGTGGGCCTGTAGGAAACTGCTGTTATGTGCGCGTTCGTTCGAACAACTGCCCGGTTATGCCAAGGCCTTGTTCGATGCCTTGGCCCTGCCCTTGCGGAAGAACCCGTAA
- a CDS encoding sulfite exporter TauE/SafE family protein, translating to MNTFLTFYQDIGPAMTLLVIGTFVLAGTVKGVIGLGLPTVSMGLLGLAMLPAQAAALLIIPSTITNLWQLTFGGHLSALVKRLWPMLLLIFLGTGLGTLWLGMSGGSWVGHALGGALLVYALSGLFLPTFKVKPETERWLGPMCGIVTGVITSATGVFVIPAVPYLQALGLNRDQLVQALGLSFTVSTLALAAGLAWRGTLGGGEVNASLLALVPALLGMWLGQAVRQRISAVLFKRVFFVGMALLGAHLLISG from the coding sequence ATGAATACCTTCCTCACGTTCTACCAAGACATCGGCCCCGCCATGACGCTGCTGGTGATCGGCACCTTCGTGCTGGCCGGCACTGTCAAGGGTGTGATCGGCCTGGGCTTGCCGACAGTCTCCATGGGCTTGCTCGGCCTGGCTATGTTACCGGCGCAGGCTGCGGCTTTGCTGATCATCCCGTCGACGATCACCAACCTGTGGCAACTGACGTTCGGCGGGCATTTGAGCGCATTGGTCAAACGCCTGTGGCCGATGTTGCTGCTGATCTTCCTCGGTACCGGGTTGGGCACCTTGTGGCTGGGCATGAGCGGGGGAAGCTGGGTGGGGCATGCGTTGGGCGGTGCGTTGCTGGTGTATGCACTCAGCGGATTGTTCCTGCCGACGTTCAAGGTAAAACCTGAGACTGAACGTTGGCTGGGTCCTATGTGCGGCATCGTCACGGGAGTCATTACTTCAGCGACCGGCGTGTTCGTGATTCCCGCCGTGCCCTATCTGCAGGCCTTGGGCTTGAACCGTGATCAGTTGGTGCAGGCGCTGGGGCTGTCGTTCACGGTTTCCACCCTGGCGTTGGCCGCCGGGCTGGCCTGGCGCGGCACGCTCGGTGGCGGGGAGGTCAACGCCTCGCTGCTGGCGCTGGTGCCGGCACTGCTGGGCATGTGGCTGGGCCAGGCGGTGCGTCAGCGCATCAGTGCCGTGTTGTTCAAGCGCGTGTTTTTCGTTGGCATGGCCTTGCTGGGGGCGCATCTGCTGATCAGCGGTTAA
- a CDS encoding MurR/RpiR family transcriptional regulator — MDILYQIRARQDSFSAGEGRIAKLMLDDVGFAASASLEALSQRAEVSTATLSRFARSVGCRDLRDLRLQLAQASGVGSRFLDPAGLPEQSAFHRQILGDIEGTLRQHLSGFNQASFVDAVNLLGKARMIHAFGMGGPSSLCSDELQVRLVRLGYPIAACHDPVMMRVTAATLGPEHALIVCSLTGLTPELLDVVTLARNYDARIVAITLADSPLAQLADVLLPLQPAETSFIYKPTAARYGMLLAIDLLATELALALPDDNQERLRRIKLALDDYRGGPDSLPLGD, encoded by the coding sequence ATGGACATCCTCTACCAGATCCGCGCCCGCCAGGACTCCTTCAGCGCCGGCGAAGGCCGTATCGCCAAGCTGATGCTCGATGACGTGGGCTTTGCCGCGTCGGCCAGCCTGGAGGCGTTGTCCCAACGGGCCGAGGTGAGCACGGCCACCTTGTCACGCTTTGCACGCAGCGTAGGGTGTCGGGATCTGCGGGATTTGCGCCTGCAATTGGCCCAGGCCAGTGGCGTCGGCAGCCGCTTCCTCGACCCTGCGGGGTTGCCGGAGCAGTCGGCGTTTCATCGGCAGATCCTGGGGGATATCGAGGGGACCTTGCGTCAGCACTTGTCGGGGTTCAACCAGGCGAGTTTCGTCGATGCGGTCAACCTGCTGGGCAAGGCGCGAATGATCCATGCGTTCGGCATGGGCGGCCCGTCGAGCCTGTGCAGCGATGAGTTGCAGGTGCGTCTGGTGCGCCTGGGTTATCCGATTGCCGCTTGCCACGACCCGGTGATGATGCGCGTCACGGCGGCGACGCTGGGGCCCGAGCATGCGCTGATTGTGTGCTCCCTGACCGGCCTCACCCCTGAGTTGCTCGACGTGGTGACGCTGGCACGTAACTACGACGCGCGCATCGTCGCCATCACCCTGGCGGATTCGCCCTTGGCGCAGTTGGCCGATGTGCTGCTACCACTGCAACCGGCCGAAACCAGTTTTATCTACAAGCCCACCGCGGCGCGCTACGGCATGCTGCTGGCCATCGACCTGCTCGCCACCGAGCTGGCCTTGGCCCTGCCGGACGACAACCAGGAACGCCTGCGCCGGATCAAGCTGGCCCTGGACGATTATCGCGGCGGCCCCGACAGCCTGCCGCTTGGAGACTGA
- a CDS encoding NAD-dependent epimerase/dehydratase family protein has protein sequence MNVFVTGAAGFIGGSIATGLVKAGHSVTGLVRSAEQAAEMTALGITPVIGTLDDAAVLTEQAQKADAVINAASSDHRAAVETLLAALKGSNKPFLHTSGSSIVGDASGGKSSDVIYFEDNLPEPTVDKAARVAIDNLILAAANDGVNSAVICNTLIYGHSLGVKRDSVQLPRLLKQARKSGVVRHVGSGQNIWSNVHIEDVVALYLLALTQNVPGTFYFVESSEAAFIDMTTAIAEALNLGKPQDWPLADAEAEWGYEMANYGLGSNSRVRGKHARELLGWAPKRTSVVEWIRNEMV, from the coding sequence ATGAACGTATTCGTTACCGGCGCAGCAGGTTTTATCGGGGGTTCCATCGCAACCGGCCTGGTCAAGGCTGGTCACAGTGTCACCGGCCTGGTGCGCAGCGCCGAGCAGGCGGCCGAGATGACCGCATTGGGTATTACCCCAGTGATCGGCACCCTGGATGACGCCGCTGTATTGACCGAGCAAGCGCAAAAGGCCGATGCGGTGATCAATGCCGCGAGCAGCGACCATCGCGCTGCCGTGGAAACCCTGCTGGCAGCCTTGAAGGGCTCGAACAAGCCATTCCTGCACACCAGCGGTTCAAGCATTGTCGGTGATGCGTCGGGCGGCAAGTCCAGCGATGTCATCTACTTTGAAGACAACCTGCCGGAGCCGACCGTCGACAAGGCGGCACGCGTTGCCATCGACAACCTGATCCTGGCGGCGGCCAACGACGGCGTGAACTCGGCGGTGATCTGCAACACGCTGATCTACGGTCACAGCCTGGGTGTGAAGCGCGACAGCGTGCAATTGCCGCGTTTGCTCAAGCAGGCGCGCAAGAGTGGGGTAGTGCGCCATGTGGGCAGCGGGCAGAACATCTGGTCCAACGTGCACATCGAAGACGTGGTGGCGCTGTACCTGCTGGCACTGACCCAGAACGTACCGGGCACCTTCTACTTCGTGGAAAGCAGCGAAGCGGCGTTTATCGACATGACCACCGCCATTGCTGAAGCCCTGAACCTGGGCAAACCGCAGGATTGGCCATTGGCCGACGCCGAAGCCGAGTGGGGCTATGAAATGGCCAACTATGGCCTGGGCTCCAACAGCCGGGTGCGGGGCAAGCATGCCCGTGAACTGCTGGGCTGGGCGCCGAAGCGGACTTCGGTGGTGGAGTGGATTCGCAACGAGATGGTGTAA
- a CDS encoding glyoxalase superfamily protein — MHLGKVIPILRIFDEAKALEFYVDFLGFKVDWQHRFEANFPLYLQVSLGECVLHLTEHHGDASPGAAVRIQAQGVDAYQQQLLGKDYRYAKPGVEEMPWGSREMSIKDPFGNRVVFVEEGEG, encoded by the coding sequence ATGCACTTAGGAAAAGTCATCCCTATCCTGCGGATTTTCGACGAGGCCAAGGCGTTGGAATTCTACGTCGATTTTTTGGGGTTCAAGGTGGATTGGCAGCATCGTTTCGAGGCGAATTTCCCGCTGTATTTGCAGGTTTCGCTGGGCGAGTGTGTGTTGCATCTGACCGAGCATCATGGTGACGCATCGCCGGGCGCGGCGGTGCGGATTCAGGCGCAGGGTGTGGACGCTTACCAGCAGCAGTTGCTGGGCAAGGATTACCGGTACGCCAAGCCAGGGGTTGAGGAAATGCCGTGGGGCTCGCGGGAGATGAGCATCAAGGATCCGTTTGGGAATCGGGTGGTGTTTGTTGAGGAAGGCGAGGGTTGA
- a CDS encoding methyl-accepting chemotaxis protein, giving the protein MTATVQEVARNAEQASLAAADADGQARAGDKVVAEAIAQIERLAAEVARSTDAMTHLQQESNKIGSVMDVIKAVAEQTNLLALNAAIEAARAGEAGRGFAVVADEVRGLAQRTQKSTEEIEGLVAGLQNGTQQVANVMNNSRSLTDSSVELTRKAGVSLENITRTVSNIQSMNQQIAAAAEQQSAVAEEISRSIVNVRDVSEQTATASDETAKSSVELARLGSQLQQMVSHFRV; this is encoded by the coding sequence ATGACTGCCACCGTGCAAGAAGTGGCGCGCAACGCAGAACAGGCTTCCCTGGCTGCGGCCGATGCCGACGGCCAAGCCCGCGCAGGCGACAAAGTGGTGGCCGAGGCCATCGCCCAGATCGAGCGTCTGGCCGCTGAAGTGGCACGTTCCACCGACGCCATGACCCACCTGCAACAAGAGAGCAACAAGATCGGCAGCGTGATGGACGTGATCAAGGCCGTCGCGGAACAGACCAACCTGCTGGCCCTCAACGCGGCGATCGAAGCCGCACGGGCGGGTGAAGCCGGCCGTGGGTTTGCCGTGGTCGCCGACGAAGTGCGCGGCCTGGCCCAGCGCACACAGAAATCCACCGAGGAAATCGAAGGCCTGGTCGCCGGCTTGCAGAACGGCACCCAGCAAGTGGCCAACGTGATGAACAACAGCCGCAGCCTCACTGACAGCAGTGTCGAACTGACGCGCAAGGCCGGTGTGTCACTGGAGAACATCACCCGTACGGTGTCGAATATCCAGTCGATGAACCAGCAGATCGCCGCCGCCGCCGAGCAGCAGAGCGCCGTGGCTGAAGAAATCAGCCGCAGCATTGTGAATGTGCGGGATGTGTCGGAGCAGACCGCTACGGCAAGTGACGAGACCGCCAAGTCGAGTGTTGAACTGGCACGGTTGGGTAGCCAGTTGCAGCAGATGGTCAGCCATTTCCGGGTGTAA
- a CDS encoding SulP family inorganic anion transporter: MNLTRLRADALAGLTTSFALLPECIAFALVAHLNPLMGLYGAFIICTLTALFGGRPGMVSGAAGSMAVVIVALVVQHGVEYLLATVLLGGLIMVAFGLLRLGKLVRMVPHPVMLGFVNGLAIIIALAQLEHFKSGEHWLSGTPLYVMIGLVLVTMAIVYLLPRITRAVPPALVAILGVGLAVYLLGLPTRTLGDMAHIAGGLPSFALPQIPWTLETLGIIAPYAFLMAMVGLLETLLTLNLTDEITETRGYPDRESVALGAANMVSGLFGGMGGCAMIGQTVINLSSGGRGRFSGVFAGVMILLFILFLSPFIERIPLAALVGVMFVVSQQTFAWASLRVINKVPLNDVLVIIAVTVITVFTDLATAVLCGIVIAALNFAWQQARELYADEHLEADGSKLYRLHGTLFFASTTPFLNQFDPANDPAQVTLDCRHLSFVDYSAIAALMTLRERYTKAGKHLRVLHLSERCKKLLKRARVHHE, translated from the coding sequence ATGAACCTCACCCGTCTGCGCGCCGATGCCCTGGCCGGCCTCACCACGTCGTTTGCGTTGCTGCCCGAATGCATCGCCTTTGCCCTGGTGGCCCACCTCAACCCGCTGATGGGGCTCTATGGCGCCTTTATCATCTGCACACTGACCGCATTGTTTGGCGGCCGCCCCGGCATGGTGTCCGGTGCGGCGGGCTCGATGGCGGTGGTGATCGTGGCGCTGGTGGTGCAACACGGCGTGGAATACCTGCTGGCGACGGTATTGCTCGGCGGGTTGATCATGGTCGCCTTCGGCCTGCTGCGCCTGGGCAAGCTGGTGCGCATGGTGCCGCATCCGGTAATGCTGGGGTTCGTCAACGGCCTGGCGATCATTATCGCCCTGGCGCAGTTGGAGCATTTCAAGAGCGGTGAACACTGGCTCAGCGGCACGCCGCTCTACGTGATGATCGGCCTGGTGCTGGTGACCATGGCCATCGTCTACCTGCTGCCGCGCATCACCCGCGCGGTGCCACCTGCATTGGTGGCGATCCTCGGCGTGGGCCTGGCGGTGTACCTGCTGGGCTTGCCGACTCGGACCTTGGGCGACATGGCCCACATCGCTGGTGGCCTCCCCAGCTTTGCCCTGCCGCAGATCCCCTGGACCCTGGAAACCCTCGGCATCATCGCGCCCTATGCGTTCCTGATGGCCATGGTCGGCCTGCTGGAAACCCTGCTGACCCTCAACCTCACCGATGAAATCACCGAAACCCGTGGCTACCCGGACCGCGAAAGCGTGGCCCTTGGCGCGGCGAATATGGTCTCGGGCCTGTTCGGCGGCATGGGCGGCTGCGCGATGATCGGGCAAACCGTGATCAACCTCAGCTCGGGCGGGCGCGGGCGTTTTTCCGGAGTGTTTGCCGGGGTCATGATCCTGCTGTTCATCCTGTTCCTGTCGCCGTTTATCGAGCGGATCCCGCTGGCGGCGCTGGTGGGTGTGATGTTCGTGGTGTCCCAGCAGACCTTCGCCTGGGCCTCCTTGCGGGTGATCAACAAGGTGCCGCTCAATGACGTGCTGGTGATTATCGCGGTGACGGTGATCACTGTGTTCACCGACCTGGCCACGGCCGTGCTGTGCGGGATCGTGATTGCGGCGCTGAACTTCGCCTGGCAACAGGCGCGCGAGCTGTATGCCGATGAACACCTGGAGGCCGATGGCAGCAAGCTCTATCGCTTGCATGGCACCTTGTTCTTTGCCTCGACCACGCCGTTCCTCAACCAGTTCGACCCGGCCAACGACCCGGCCCAGGTGACGCTGGATTGCCGTCACCTGAGCTTTGTCGACTATTCCGCCATTGCGGCGCTGATGACCCTGCGTGAGCGTTACACCAAGGCCGGCAAGCACCTGCGGGTGCTGCATTTGTCGGAGCGCTGCAAGAAGCTGCTCAAGCGCGCCCGGGTCCATCATGAGTAA
- a CDS encoding NAD(P)H-dependent oxidoreductase, protein MKKILLLNGGKKFAHSDGRYNSTLHDAAVAVLDRAGIDVKVTHIDEGYDVAEEVAKYLWADVIIYQMPGWWMGAPWIVKKYIDEVFTEGHGSLYASDGRTRSDSSQKYGSGGLIQGKQYMLSLTWNAPQQAFDDPTDFFEAKGVDAVYFPFHKANEFLGMTGLPTFLCVDVMKRPAIEADVARYEQHLAQVFNFSV, encoded by the coding sequence ATGAAAAAAATCCTCCTGCTCAACGGCGGCAAAAAATTCGCTCATTCCGATGGCCGCTACAACAGCACCCTGCATGACGCCGCCGTGGCCGTGCTGGACCGTGCCGGTATCGACGTGAAAGTCACTCACATCGACGAAGGCTACGACGTGGCCGAAGAAGTGGCGAAATACCTCTGGGCCGACGTGATCATCTACCAGATGCCCGGTTGGTGGATGGGCGCGCCGTGGATCGTCAAGAAATACATCGACGAAGTCTTCACCGAAGGCCACGGCAGCCTGTACGCCAGCGACGGTCGCACGCGCTCCGACTCGTCGCAGAAGTACGGCAGCGGCGGCCTGATCCAGGGCAAGCAGTACATGCTCTCGCTGACCTGGAACGCGCCGCAGCAAGCCTTCGACGACCCGACCGACTTCTTCGAAGCCAAGGGCGTGGACGCGGTGTACTTCCCGTTCCACAAGGCCAACGAGTTCCTTGGCATGACCGGCCTGCCGACCTTCTTGTGCGTGGACGTGATGAAGCGCCCGGCGATCGAGGCTGACGTAGCACGCTATGAGCAGCATCTGGCGCAGGTGTTCAATTTCTCGGTGTAA
- a CDS encoding LysR family transcriptional regulator — translation MKARSDELQIFVSVIECGSISAAAEQVGQTPSAVSRTLSRLEAKLDTTLINRTTRRMDLTEEGKYFFEQAKVILAQMDELEERLSSRQKKPAGRLRINAAVPFMLHGIVPYIAEFRSLYPDIQLELNSDDLIIDLLEQSTDIAIRIGVLADSTLHARALGCTPLHILASPDYLKQYGTPTTVAELADHTLLGFTHTETLNHWPLRHVEGDRWLIQPGVAASSGETVRHLALEGQGICCLSNFMTIDDIEAGRLVPVLEAFNSGYRQPIHAVFYRNSQLALRIQCFLDFMQAKLARYAC, via the coding sequence GTGAAAGCCCGATCCGATGAGCTACAGATCTTCGTCAGCGTGATTGAATGCGGTTCGATTTCCGCTGCCGCAGAACAAGTCGGGCAAACGCCCTCGGCGGTCAGCCGCACCTTGTCGCGGCTGGAAGCCAAGCTCGACACCACGCTGATCAACCGCACCACGCGGCGCATGGACCTGACCGAGGAGGGCAAGTACTTCTTCGAACAGGCCAAAGTGATCCTGGCGCAGATGGATGAGCTGGAGGAACGCCTGTCGTCACGCCAGAAGAAACCGGCGGGGCGCCTGCGCATCAATGCGGCGGTGCCCTTTATGCTGCATGGGATCGTGCCGTACATTGCGGAGTTTCGCAGTCTTTACCCGGATATCCAGCTGGAGCTGAACAGCGATGACCTGATCATCGACCTGCTGGAGCAGAGTACCGACATCGCCATCCGCATCGGTGTGTTGGCCGACTCCACTCTGCACGCACGTGCGCTCGGCTGTACGCCGCTGCATATTCTCGCTAGCCCCGACTACCTCAAGCAATACGGCACGCCGACCACGGTTGCCGAATTGGCGGACCACACCTTGCTGGGGTTCACCCATACTGAAACCCTCAACCACTGGCCGCTGCGCCATGTGGAGGGCGACCGCTGGTTGATCCAGCCCGGCGTGGCCGCGTCCAGTGGTGAAACCGTGCGTCATTTGGCGCTGGAAGGGCAGGGCATCTGCTGCCTGTCGAACTTCATGACCATCGACGACATCGAAGCCGGACGCCTGGTGCCAGTCTTGGAAGCGTTCAACAGCGGTTATCGCCAGCCGATCCACGCGGTGTTCTACCGTAACTCGCAGCTGGCCTTGCGCATCCAGTGTTTCCTCGACTTCATGCAGGCCAAGCTGGCGCGGTATGCCTGCTGA
- a CDS encoding N-acyl-D-amino-acid deacylase family protein — translation MKYDTLIRQALIIDGSNTPGYVADVGLRDGRIETIGDLSAAMAEHEIDASGRVLAPGFIDVHTHDDTVVIRQPQMLPKLSQGVTTVIVGNCGISASPVTLRSDPPDPMNLLGSASAFVYPRFSDYRAAVEEAHPAVNVAALIGHTALRSNHMDDLHRTASVDEIAAMRVQLQESLEAGALGLSTGLAYASAFNAETDEVLQLSEELTAFGAVYTTHLRSEFEPVLEAMDEAFLIGRHAKAPVIISHLKCAGAGNWGRSPQLLASLELAAKTHPVGCDCYPYAASSSTLDLKQVTDAFRITITWSTPHPEVGGRDLQDIAAEWDVALIDAARRLQPAGAVYYGMDEEDVRRILAHPLSMVGSDGLPEDPFPHPRLWGAFPRVLGHFSRDVGLFPLHTAVHKMTGLSAARFGLAERGEIREGHWADLVLFDPLRVRDVADFKEPQRAAEGIDGVWVNGVLSYSDGQANGQRPGRFLARSGDLRPGFSSL, via the coding sequence ATGAAGTACGACACATTGATCCGCCAGGCGCTGATCATTGATGGCAGCAACACCCCAGGTTATGTGGCCGATGTGGGGCTGCGCGACGGGCGCATCGAGACGATCGGTGATTTGTCGGCGGCGATGGCCGAGCATGAAATCGATGCGAGCGGACGCGTGTTGGCGCCGGGTTTTATCGACGTGCACACCCACGATGACACCGTGGTGATCCGCCAGCCGCAGATGCTGCCCAAGCTCAGCCAGGGTGTGACCACGGTGATTGTCGGCAACTGTGGTATCAGCGCGTCGCCGGTGACGTTGCGCAGTGATCCGCCGGACCCGATGAACCTGTTGGGCAGCGCTTCGGCGTTTGTTTATCCGCGTTTCAGCGACTATCGAGCGGCGGTCGAAGAGGCTCATCCGGCGGTTAACGTCGCCGCACTGATCGGCCATACTGCGTTGCGCAGCAACCATATGGACGACCTGCACCGCACCGCTTCAGTGGATGAAATCGCCGCCATGCGCGTGCAGCTGCAAGAGAGCCTCGAAGCCGGTGCCCTCGGCTTATCCACAGGCCTGGCCTACGCCAGTGCGTTCAACGCCGAGACCGATGAGGTGTTGCAACTGAGTGAAGAGCTCACCGCGTTCGGTGCGGTGTACACCACCCATTTGCGCAGCGAGTTCGAACCGGTGCTGGAGGCGATGGACGAGGCGTTCCTGATCGGCCGGCATGCCAAGGCGCCGGTGATCATTTCCCACCTTAAATGTGCCGGTGCCGGTAACTGGGGGCGTAGTCCGCAGTTGCTGGCGTCGTTGGAGCTGGCGGCTAAAACCCATCCCGTGGGGTGTGATTGCTACCCCTATGCGGCGAGTTCTTCGACCCTGGACCTCAAGCAGGTGACCGACGCGTTTCGAATCACCATTACCTGGTCGACGCCGCACCCGGAAGTGGGCGGGCGTGATTTGCAGGATATTGCCGCTGAGTGGGATGTTGCGTTGATCGACGCAGCCCGTCGGCTACAACCGGCAGGGGCGGTGTACTACGGGATGGATGAAGAGGATGTACGACGGATCCTGGCGCATCCATTGTCGATGGTCGGGTCGGACGGGTTGCCGGAGGATCCGTTTCCGCATCCGCGCTTGTGGGGGGCGTTTCCACGGGTGTTGGGGCACTTCAGCCGGGATGTGGGGTTGTTCCCACTGCACACCGCCGTGCACAAGATGACGGGGTTGTCGGCGGCGCGGTTTGGTTTGGCTGAACGCGGTGAAATCCGCGAAGGACACTGGGCCGACCTGGTGTTGTTCGACCCGTTGCGCGTGCGCGATGTGGCGGACTTCAAGGAGCCGCAGCGCGCGGCGGAAGGCATTGATGGGGTGTGGGTCAACGGCGTGTTGAGCTATAGCGACGGGCAGGCGAACGGTCAGCGGCCGGGTCGGTTCCTGGCACGCAGCGGGGATTTGCGTCCGGGTTTTTCGTCTCTATAG
- a CDS encoding lysozyme inhibitor LprI family protein, whose product MIRTSLAVSALFLALCGTASAADNAALKKCMDSANTTADMVNCNAKEAKVQDTRLNKAYKTALAAQEGARKQQLQDVQRLWIKYRDANCGFAGSATGGTIDQVNGSACLLDMTQTRAQELEDLVGP is encoded by the coding sequence ATGATTCGCACCTCCCTCGCCGTCAGCGCTTTGTTTCTTGCCCTGTGCGGCACTGCGTCGGCCGCCGATAACGCGGCGTTGAAAAAATGCATGGACAGCGCCAACACGACCGCGGACATGGTCAATTGCAACGCCAAGGAAGCCAAGGTGCAGGACACGCGCCTGAACAAGGCCTACAAGACTGCCCTCGCCGCTCAGGAAGGTGCGCGCAAGCAGCAACTGCAAGACGTGCAGCGCCTGTGGATAAAATACCGTGATGCCAATTGCGGCTTCGCCGGCTCCGCGACCGGTGGCACCATCGACCAGGTCAACGGCTCCGCTTGCCTGCTGGACATGACCCAGACCCGCGCCCAGGAGTTGGAAGACCTGGTCGGGCCGTGA